The following coding sequences are from one Blastocatellia bacterium window:
- a CDS encoding DUF5916 domain-containing protein, giving the protein MTFSAVRIAGALAVILVLSHQEIVGQNRSTPSDSAPLRVATARRYAAEVKIDGRLDEPVWKEIEPITDFTQTEPDEGQPATERTEVRIFYDERKLYFGFRCFDSEPSRIVARLDAHDARTFSDSVDILLDTFHDLRTGYFFSVNARGVQFDALVSETTGGGSGFDLYDGTWDGLWESAATIDEFGWVAEIAIPFKILRFPRTSPQTWGLNLGREIVRKNESVRWYPVARFDRVMKPSKSGILRGLEEIRPGRDLEIIPFTLQPGRFRTTIPTVSGYRPTAGVDVRYGLTANLKANLTVNPDFAQTEADEINITLSRFELFFPEKRAFFVEGANFFRTPLQLFFSRRVGLRVPDGSEQRIAAGAKITGKIGRYNLGVLEARTRDQFFLDPESGERRLSPGANFFVLRVQRDIFEKSALGFITVNRDQPESDFSHSARAHGIDLALARGRHITFSSQVAVSQNPGVRASLWQQAGATAEFRYDSDRFEYEVEAKYLGRDFDVSGIGFEPETGRVSGQMSFTYKPFLNRFGIRQIFLEPNYDHVALVTGEHDDSGADLRLRVQFKNFWSARAVYSYDRVRFHEFVDQTRLDRMRVYIMPRVILGLTTNENRPVWLSLQVIRRKFVDFRDNYYGRLWSYELNLNARLAGRTKLELRGLLFREYFMNGKLEENRSLILARIGHQFTPKLRARVLAQFNNDNRRNQFNLNSLLSYDFTARSALAIGYNAETISPEQPFRIGRELFVKFSYVLAF; this is encoded by the coding sequence ATGACATTCTCAGCGGTGCGGATAGCCGGTGCGCTGGCGGTGATCCTTGTCCTTTCCCATCAAGAAATCGTCGGGCAAAATCGTTCGACACCTTCTGATTCTGCTCCCTTGCGCGTGGCGACGGCTCGGCGCTACGCGGCGGAGGTCAAAATTGACGGTCGGCTCGATGAACCGGTCTGGAAGGAGATCGAACCGATCACCGATTTCACCCAGACGGAGCCGGACGAAGGTCAACCGGCGACGGAACGAACCGAGGTTCGGATCTTTTACGATGAGAGGAAGCTCTATTTCGGCTTTCGCTGCTTCGATTCGGAGCCGAGTCGGATCGTCGCCCGCCTCGATGCTCATGATGCCCGCACCTTCTCCGACAGCGTGGACATTCTGCTGGACACGTTTCACGATCTTCGCACGGGCTACTTTTTCAGCGTCAACGCCCGGGGTGTTCAATTCGATGCTCTCGTCTCGGAGACGACCGGAGGAGGCTCCGGATTTGATCTGTACGACGGGACGTGGGATGGACTGTGGGAGAGCGCCGCGACAATTGATGAATTCGGCTGGGTGGCGGAAATCGCCATCCCGTTCAAGATTCTCCGCTTTCCCCGAACCTCGCCGCAGACCTGGGGGCTCAATCTCGGTCGGGAGATCGTGAGAAAGAACGAAAGCGTGCGCTGGTATCCGGTCGCTCGCTTCGATCGGGTGATGAAGCCGTCCAAATCGGGCATTCTCCGGGGACTGGAAGAAATTCGACCCGGACGCGATCTGGAGATCATCCCCTTCACGCTCCAGCCGGGGCGATTTCGCACGACTATTCCCACCGTCTCCGGCTACCGTCCAACGGCGGGAGTGGATGTGCGCTATGGTCTGACGGCGAATCTCAAGGCGAACCTGACCGTCAATCCCGATTTTGCTCAAACCGAAGCCGACGAGATCAATATTACACTCTCCCGCTTCGAGCTGTTTTTCCCGGAGAAGCGGGCGTTTTTCGTGGAAGGGGCGAACTTTTTCCGCACGCCGCTTCAGCTTTTCTTCTCTCGACGGGTGGGCCTGCGCGTGCCCGATGGGTCGGAGCAGCGCATCGCCGCCGGAGCCAAGATCACCGGCAAGATCGGGCGGTACAACCTGGGTGTGCTGGAAGCCCGCACCCGCGATCAATTTTTCCTCGATCCGGAATCGGGCGAGCGGCGGCTCAGTCCGGGAGCCAATTTCTTCGTCCTGCGCGTGCAGCGCGACATCTTTGAGAAATCGGCGCTCGGATTCATCACCGTCAATCGAGATCAGCCCGAGAGCGATTTCTCCCATTCGGCGCGCGCTCACGGGATTGATCTGGCGCTGGCGCGAGGCCGACACATTACGTTCTCCTCGCAGGTGGCGGTGAGTCAAAATCCCGGCGTGCGGGCGAGCCTCTGGCAGCAGGCCGGAGCCACCGCCGAATTCCGCTACGATTCCGACCGGTTTGAGTACGAAGTCGAGGCGAAATACCTTGGGCGCGACTTCGATGTCAGCGGCATCGGCTTTGAACCCGAGACGGGTCGCGTGAGCGGGCAGATGAGTTTCACCTACAAGCCGTTTCTCAATCGCTTCGGCATTCGCCAGATTTTCCTGGAGCCCAACTACGATCACGTCGCTCTGGTGACGGGCGAGCACGATGATTCCGGCGCCGATCTGCGCCTGCGCGTGCAATTCAAAAACTTCTGGTCGGCGCGGGCCGTCTATTCCTACGACCGGGTTCGATTCCACGAGTTCGTGGATCAAACGCGGCTCGACCGGATGCGCGTCTACATCATGCCGCGCGTGATCCTGGGTCTGACGACCAACGAAAATCGGCCGGTCTGGCTGAGCCTTCAAGTTATCCGGCGAAAGTTCGTGGACTTTCGTGACAACTACTATGGCCGACTCTGGTCTTACGAGTTGAATCTGAACGCGCGACTGGCCGGTCGCACCAAGCTCGAATTGCGGGGGCTGCTTTTTCGGGAATATTTCATGAACGGAAAGCTGGAGGAAAATCGCAGCCTCATCCTGGCCCGTATCGGTCATCAGTTCACGCCGAAGCTGCGGGCCCGCGTGCTCGCCCAATTCAACAACGACAACCGTCGGAACCAGTTCAACCTCAATTCTCTCCTCTCTTACGATTTTACCGCCCGCAGCGCCCTGGCCATCGGCTATAACGCCGAGACGATTTCACCGGAACAACCTTTTCGCATCGGGCGCGAACTCTTCGTGAAGTTCTCCTACGTGCTGGCCTTTTGA